Part of the Candidozyma auris chromosome 4, complete sequence genome, TACGTCTACAAGACCAGACCAGACGGTGTTAACGTGATCGACATCTCCAAGACCTGGGAGAAGATCGTGTTGGCTGCCAGAATCATCGCCGCCATTCCAAACGCTTCTGACGTCGTGGTGTGCTCCTCCAGAACCTTTGGCCAGAGAGCCGTGTTGAAGTTTGCCGCCCACACCGGCGCCACCCCAATTGCCGGCAGATTCACCCCAGGTaacttcaccaactacaTCACCCGTTCGTTCAAGGAGCCAAGATTGGTGATTGTCACCGACCCAAGAACCGATGCCcaggccatcaaggagtCCTCTTACGTCAACATCCCCGTCATTGCTCTTTCCGATGTGGACTCTCCATCCGAATACGTTGACGTGGCCATCCCATGTAACAACAAGGGTAAGCACTCGATCGGTTTGATCTGGTGGTTGTTGGCCAGAGAGGTGTTGAGATTGAGAGGCATCATCCCAGACAGACAGCAGGAGTGGTCTGTTATGCCCGACTTGTACTTCTACAGAGACCCTGAGGAGATTGAGCAGAACGCTGCCGAGGAGGCTcgtgctgctgctgcccCTGAAGAAGCCGAGGAGGCTCCTCAGGAACCAGAAACCGAGTGGAACGCCGAGACCAACGTTGAGGACTGGGCCGACTCTGGTGTCACCGCTGCTGGCGAGcaagctgctgcttctctGTGGTAAGTAGTGGGTGCTGCATTGCTTCGGCTGTATATTGTACCTTATAAACATCGTTAATGGACACGAGTGTAGTTCTCATAGTATaaattgaaggatgatGGAAAACGTGGTTTGGTCGTAGTCTTAGAAGAACGGTCTAAGCGATGTGATGTGCTTAAGTGGTCGGTTTAAGTTTGAAGGGTTACTGAGATCGGTGTGTTTTGATTTGAATACAACAGTTACGTTAGGCTGAATGTTTTAGGACAAAGCTGTTGTGTTCTTAATGATCCTCTCCattgatcttttgatgaCATGAAAATATCGATATACTGTCGCCTTGTAAGATCCTCGATATTGTGACCACATCTGAC contains:
- the YST1 gene encoding 40S ribosomal protein uS2, producing MSLPESFNLTAEDAKLLLAANVHLGSKNVQVHNKPYVYKTRPDGVNVIDISKTWEKIVLAARIIAAIPNASDVVVCSSRTFGQRAVLKFAAHTGATPIAGRFTPGNFTNYITRSFKEPRLVIVTDPRTDAQAIKESSYVNIPVIALSDVDSPSEYVDVAIPCNNKGKHSIGLIWWLLAREVLRLRGIIPDRQQEWSVMPDLYFYRDPEEIEQNAAEEARAAAAPEEAEEAPQEPETEWNAETNVEDWADSGVTAAGEQAAASSW